The Globicephala melas chromosome X, mGloMel1.2, whole genome shotgun sequence genome window below encodes:
- the LOC115846180 gene encoding LOW QUALITY PROTEIN: cerebellar degeneration-related antigen 1-like (The sequence of the model RefSeq protein was modified relative to this genomic sequence to represent the inferred CDS: substituted 1 base at 1 genomic stop codon), whose amino-acid sequence MEMLEDVEMLEDVEMLEDTEMLEDEQMLEALEMLEDLEMXEDMDFLEDMVFLEDVDFLEDTPLLEDMDFLEDAPFLEDVNFLEDAPLLEDMDFLEDTALLEDVDFLEDAALLEDVDFLEDAPLLEDMDFLEDVDFLEDMGRLEDMNLMEDTVLLEDKGLLEDMDLLEDVDFLEARI is encoded by the coding sequence ATGGAGATGCTGGAAGACGTGGAGATGTTGGAAGACGTGGAGATGCTGGAAGACACAGAGATGCTGGAAGACGAGCAGATGCTGGAAGCCCTGGAGATGCTGGAAGACCTGGAGATGTAGGAAGACATGGATTTTCTGGAAGACATGGTTTTTTTGGAAGACGTGGATTTTCTGGAAGACACCCCTTTGTTGGAAGACATGGATTTTCTGGAAGACGCACCTTTTTTGGAAGACGTGAATTTTCTGGAAGACGCACCTTTGTTGGAAGACATGGATTTTCTGGAAGACACGGCTTTGTTGGAAGACGTGGATTTTCTGGAAGATGCCGCTTTGTTGGAAGACGTGGATTTTCTGGAAGACGCACCTTTGTTGGAAGACATGGATTTTCTGGAAGACGTGGATTTTCTGGAAGACATGGGTAGGCTGGAAGACATGAATTTGATGGAAGACACAGTTTTGTTGGAAGACAAGGGTTTGCTGGAAGACATGGATCTCCTGGAAGACGTGGATTTTCTGGAAGCCAGGATTTGA